One segment of Carya illinoinensis cultivar Pawnee chromosome 1, C.illinoinensisPawnee_v1, whole genome shotgun sequence DNA contains the following:
- the LOC122307341 gene encoding pentatricopeptide repeat-containing protein At4g36680, mitochondrial, translating into MSSSTPLRHLRHLSTTANSSSMSISRAKSKLRTEYDPDKALEIYSSVSKNYSSPTSSRYAQDLTVRRLAKSHRFSDIESLIESHKKDPKIKEEPYLSTLIRSYGRAGMFDHALKTFDQMDDLGTPRSAVSFNALLSACNHSKMFNKVPQLFEEIPRKYNVSPDKVSYGILVKSYCEAGSPETAVGVFKEMEEKGVEITAVTFTTILGALYKKGKSEEAEKYWNEMVKKGCEIDVAAYNVRIMCAQGGEPENVMALINEMSNAGLKPDTISYNYLMTCYLKNGMMDEAKAVYEGLEGNGCNPNAATFRILIYYLCRNGDYEKGYKVFKESVKVHKIPDFVTMRNLVEGLVKKKKMKAAKGLIRTIKKKFPPNVVNAWTKVEEELGLTSVDADSVEDQEAAA; encoded by the coding sequence ATGTCCTCTTCCACTCCTCTCCGTCATCTTCGCCACCTTAGCACCACCGCCAATTCCTCTTCAATGTCCATTTCCAGAGCAAAATCGAAACTTCGGACCGAGTATGACCCTGACAAAGCCCTGGAAATATACTCATCCGTTTCGAAAAACTATTCCTCTCCCACCTCCTCCCGCTATGCTCAGGACCTCACCGTCCGCCGGCTCGCGAAGTCCCACCGCTTCTCCGACATAGAGTCCCTCATAGAGTCCCACAAGAAAGACCCCAAGATCAAGGAAGAGCCCTATTTGTCCACTTTGATTCGATCCTACGGCCGAGCTGGCATGTTCGACCACGCCTTGAAAACCTTCGATCAAATGGACGACTTGGGTACTCCGAGATCGGCGGTTTCCTTCAACGCCTTGCTATCTGCGTGCAATCATTCGAAGATGTTCAACAAGGTCCCCCAACTGTTCGAAGAAATTCCCAGGAAATACAATGTGTCGCCGGATAAGGTTTCGTATGGGATTTTGGTCAAGTCGTACTGCGAAGCAGGTTCGCCCGAGACGGCGGTTGGGGTTTTCAAGGAGATGGAGGAGAAGGGGGTGGAGATAACGGCAGTGACGTTTACGACCATACTGGGCGCTTTATACAAGAAGGGGAAGAGCGAGGAGGCCGAGAAATATTGGAATGAGATGGTAAAAAAAGGCTGTGAGATCGATGTTGCTGCATATAATGTGAGGATTATGTGTGCGCAAGGTGGTGAGCCGGAGAATGTGATGGCATTGATCAATGAGATGAGTAATGCGGGGCTTAAGCCCGATACAATAAGTTATAACTACTTGATGACTTGTTATCTTAAAAATGGGATGATGGATGAGGCGAAGGCGGTTTATGAGGGGTTGGAGGGAAATGGGTGCAATCCAAATGCTGCAACTTTTAGGATCTTGATATATTATTTGTGTAGGAATGGGGATTATGAGAAGGGGTACAAGGTTTTTAAGGAGAGTGTGAAGGTGCATAAGATTCCTGATTTTGTCACGATGAGGAATTTGGTGGAAGGgttggtgaagaagaagaagatgaaggcgGCGAAAGGATTGATCCGgactattaagaaaaagtttCCCCCGAATGTTGTTAATGCATGGACAAAGGTTGAGGAAGAACTTGGTTTGACTTCTGTGGATGCTGATTCTGTTGAGGACCAAGAGGCCGCAGCATAA
- the LOC122307358 gene encoding outer envelope pore protein 24B, chloroplastic-like isoform X1 — MSQRRKLVTTGHFVDPKAVEKKMKKKVEVCGQVILFTIINANLQFLKIRSNFSCSFPFPRVPTWERDRDIGIATYTIAVHSVQDVRFLFTKNLNMLERPLNLTYTHAMSENRTLLNGTLELDSASKLSANYAFHSGNCKLKYSYAHGGTTLEPCYDFGNKSLDLEASQRILEGNLIRASYKTSSKTLGLEWSSNSKHNKNLRFKVSALLELAKGLHMPILNAESIWDFSL; from the exons ATGTCCCAAAGAAG GAAATTAGTGACTACAGGGCATTTTGTTGATCCGAAAGCCgtggaaaagaaaatgaagaaaaaagtaGAAGTTTGTGgtcaagttattttatttacgATTATCAATGCTAATTTACAATTCTTGAAAATCCGGTCCAATTTTTCCTGTTCCTTTCCATTTCCTAGAGTTCCGACATGGGAAAGGGATAGAGATATAGGAATTGCAACATACACTATAGCGGTTCATTCTGTGCAGGATGTTCGGTTTCTGTTCACCAAGAATTTAAATATGTTAGAGAGACCGTTGAACTTGACTTACACTCACGCGATGAGTGAGAACCGGACTTTACTGAATGGAACGCTTGAGCTTGATTCAGCTAGCAAACTGTCGGCTAATTATGCATTTCATTCTGGGAACTGCAAGTTGAAATATAGCTATGCGCATGGGGGGACGACATTGGAGCCATGCTATGACTTTGGAAATAAGTCTTTGGACTTGGAAGCATCTCAGAGGATTCTTGAGGGcaatttgatcagggcatcgtATAAGACATCAAGCAAAACTTTGGGATTGGAGTGGTCCTCAAATTCCAAGCACAACAAAAATTTAAGATTCAAG GTGTCAGCATTACTTGAGTTGGCAAAGGGATTGCACATGCCGATCCTAAATGCTGAGAGCATCTGGGACTTTTCGCTTTAA
- the LOC122307358 gene encoding outer envelope pore protein 24B, chloroplastic-like isoform X4, whose amino-acid sequence MSQRRKLVTTGHFVDPKAVEKKMKKKDVRFLFTKNLNMLERPLNLTYTHAMSENRTLLNGTLELDSASKLSANYAFHSGNCKLKYSYAHGGTTLEPCYDFGNKSLDLEASQRILEGNLIRASYKTSSKTLGLEWSSNSKHNKNLRFKVSALLELAKGLHMPILNAESIWDFSL is encoded by the exons ATGTCCCAAAGAAG GAAATTAGTGACTACAGGGCATTTTGTTGATCCGAAAGCCgtggaaaagaaaatgaagaaaaaa GATGTTCGGTTTCTGTTCACCAAGAATTTAAATATGTTAGAGAGACCGTTGAACTTGACTTACACTCACGCGATGAGTGAGAACCGGACTTTACTGAATGGAACGCTTGAGCTTGATTCAGCTAGCAAACTGTCGGCTAATTATGCATTTCATTCTGGGAACTGCAAGTTGAAATATAGCTATGCGCATGGGGGGACGACATTGGAGCCATGCTATGACTTTGGAAATAAGTCTTTGGACTTGGAAGCATCTCAGAGGATTCTTGAGGGcaatttgatcagggcatcgtATAAGACATCAAGCAAAACTTTGGGATTGGAGTGGTCCTCAAATTCCAAGCACAACAAAAATTTAAGATTCAAG GTGTCAGCATTACTTGAGTTGGCAAAGGGATTGCACATGCCGATCCTAAATGCTGAGAGCATCTGGGACTTTTCGCTTTAA
- the LOC122307358 gene encoding outer envelope pore protein 24B, chloroplastic-like isoform X2: MMLKSASLGRNYSTGNGEFIGTVAVSAGEVDLRASVSDDASACWPTFGILSFAVEKPGSFCIDYDVPKKDVRFLFTKNLNMLERPLNLTYTHAMSENRTLLNGTLELDSASKLSANYAFHSGNCKLKYSYAHGGTTLEPCYDFGNKSLDLEASQRILEGNLIRASYKTSSKTLGLEWSSNSKHNKNLRFKVSALLELAKGLHMPILNAESIWDFSL, translated from the exons ATGATGCTCAAGTCTGCTTCCTTGGGACGAAATTACAGCACCGGTAACGGCGAGTTTATAGGCACTGTCGCCGTGAGCGCCGGCGAAGTCGACCTCCGAGCTTCCGTGTCCGACGACGCTTCCGCTTGTTGGCCCACCTTTGGCATACTGTCTTTCGCCGTTGAGAAACCCGGTTCCTTCTGCATCGACTACGATGTCCCAAAGAAG GATGTTCGGTTTCTGTTCACCAAGAATTTAAATATGTTAGAGAGACCGTTGAACTTGACTTACACTCACGCGATGAGTGAGAACCGGACTTTACTGAATGGAACGCTTGAGCTTGATTCAGCTAGCAAACTGTCGGCTAATTATGCATTTCATTCTGGGAACTGCAAGTTGAAATATAGCTATGCGCATGGGGGGACGACATTGGAGCCATGCTATGACTTTGGAAATAAGTCTTTGGACTTGGAAGCATCTCAGAGGATTCTTGAGGGcaatttgatcagggcatcgtATAAGACATCAAGCAAAACTTTGGGATTGGAGTGGTCCTCAAATTCCAAGCACAACAAAAATTTAAGATTCAAG GTGTCAGCATTACTTGAGTTGGCAAAGGGATTGCACATGCCGATCCTAAATGCTGAGAGCATCTGGGACTTTTCGCTTTAA
- the LOC122301580 gene encoding transcription repressor OFP7-like, protein MAKRFKLRISRVIPSFQSCRSKDPANLPADPVRPFFRPSPVNAKLVNLRFPATAPVLQPSKTSHSSLKRHVSSAFISVGCGFRSRPTLSDDDRTDSPEFQWEKEEKWHVVAKVYDESPRRKIYNSSVSGDSDEDVLSVVRTPARAPPVPPTVEKKKRRVKKKKTAQKFRISTSSAESGLFSSEGRDERDDEETETLVSSSRSLSTDSSSEFSPHLETIREIPLSSTRRKKKPKRNVKKVKRCVPKHGKARKVIPSSLESESPARLSMFQRLIPCTVDGKVRESFAVVKKSEDPYEDFKRSMMEMILEKQMFDDKDLEQLLHCFLSLNAREHHGVIVQAFSEIWEALFCRRSTSRRVSRAL, encoded by the coding sequence ATGGCTAAACGCTTCAAGCTCCGGATCTCCCGAGTCATCCCGTCCTTCCAATCCTGCCGTTCCAAAGACCCCGCCAATCTCCCAGCTGATCCTGTCCGTCCCTTCTTCCGACCTTCTCCGGTCAATGCTAAACTTGTTAACCTACGTTTCCCAGCCACTGCCCCAGTACTCCAACCCTCCAAAACGAGTCACTCTTCCCTTAAGCGCCACGTGTCATCCGCTTTCATATCCGTCGGCTGTGGTTTCAGATCTAGACCCACTCTTTCTGATGATGACCGCACCGATTCGCCAGAGTTCCAgtgggaaaaagaagagaaatggcACGTGGTCGCCAAGGTCTACGACGAGAGCCCACGCCGTAAAATCTACAACTCGTCGGTCTCCGGAGATTCCGACGAGGACGTTTTGTCTGTTGTCCGGACACCGGCACGGGCACCGCCAGTTCCTCCCACGGTGGAAAAGAAGAAACGACGggtcaaaaagaagaaaacggCGCAGAAATTCCGCATCAGCACCTCTTCAGCTGAAAGTGGACTGTTCAGCAGTGAAGGTCGTGACGAGAGGGACGACGAGGAGACCGAGACCTTAgtttcttcttcaagaagcttgtCTACCGATTCCTCGTCCGAGTTCAGCCCCCACTTGGAAACCATACGCGAGATTCCATTAAGCTCCACGAGGCGAAAGAAGAAGCCGAAGAGAAACGTGAAGAAGGTGAAACGGTGCGTTCCGAAGCATGGAAAGGCAAGGAAGGTGATCCCGTCGTCTTTGGAGAGCGAGTCGCCTGCAAGACTGTCGATGTTCCAGAGGCTTATACCGTGCACGGTGGACGGGAAGGTGAGAGAGAGCTTTGCGGTGGTGAAGAAGTCGGAAGATCCATACGAGGACTTCAAGAGGTCAATGATGGAGATGATCTTGGAGAAGCAGATGTTTGATGATAAGGATTTGGAGCAGCTCTTGCACTGCTTTTTGTCTCTGAACGCTAGGGAACATCATGGAGTTATCGTCCAAGCTTTCTCGGAGATTTGGGAGGCTTTGTTTTGTAGAAGATCAACTAGTCGACGTGTTTCTAGGGCTCTCTGA
- the LOC122307358 gene encoding outer envelope pore protein 24B, chloroplastic-like isoform X3, protein MSQRRKLVTTGHFVDPKAVEKKMKKKVEDVRFLFTKNLNMLERPLNLTYTHAMSENRTLLNGTLELDSASKLSANYAFHSGNCKLKYSYAHGGTTLEPCYDFGNKSLDLEASQRILEGNLIRASYKTSSKTLGLEWSSNSKHNKNLRFKVSALLELAKGLHMPILNAESIWDFSL, encoded by the exons ATGTCCCAAAGAAG GAAATTAGTGACTACAGGGCATTTTGTTGATCCGAAAGCCgtggaaaagaaaatgaagaaaaaagtaGAA GATGTTCGGTTTCTGTTCACCAAGAATTTAAATATGTTAGAGAGACCGTTGAACTTGACTTACACTCACGCGATGAGTGAGAACCGGACTTTACTGAATGGAACGCTTGAGCTTGATTCAGCTAGCAAACTGTCGGCTAATTATGCATTTCATTCTGGGAACTGCAAGTTGAAATATAGCTATGCGCATGGGGGGACGACATTGGAGCCATGCTATGACTTTGGAAATAAGTCTTTGGACTTGGAAGCATCTCAGAGGATTCTTGAGGGcaatttgatcagggcatcgtATAAGACATCAAGCAAAACTTTGGGATTGGAGTGGTCCTCAAATTCCAAGCACAACAAAAATTTAAGATTCAAG GTGTCAGCATTACTTGAGTTGGCAAAGGGATTGCACATGCCGATCCTAAATGCTGAGAGCATCTGGGACTTTTCGCTTTAA
- the LOC122307346 gene encoding splicing factor 3B subunit 4-like has translation MTTRIAPGVGANLLGQHSAERNQDATAYVGNLDPQVSEELLWELFVQAGPVVNVYVPKDRVTNLHQGYGFVEFRSEEDADYAIKVLNMIKLYGKPIRVNKASQDKKSLDVGANLFIGNLDPDVDEKLLYDTFSAFGVIVTNPKIMRDPESGNSRGFGFISYDSFEASDAAIEAMTGQYLCNRQITVSYAYKKDTKGERHGTPAERVLAASNPTTQKSRPHTLFASGPPTLQNVPQANGTVPPRPFANGSVAPSPIPALRPPQGAAFHPMPMGGQPAWQGQPQQLGQPMPPPVMPPQLQHFRPPPPNMPPPPPPQAAPGPPRPMPPPMGMGVQPPMWRPPPPPPLQQQPSRLPMPQGSMPPPPPMHNPNNPPLPPSSS, from the exons ATGACGACTCGAATAGCACCTGGAGTAGGAGCCAATCTTCTCGGCCAACACTCTGCCGAGAGGAATCAGGACGCCACCGCTTACGTCGGCAATCTCGACCCTCAG GTGAGCGAGGAGTTACTTTGGGAGTTGTTTGTTCAAGCAGGTCCTGTTG TGAACGTGTATGTCCCCAAGGATAGAGTGACAAATCTGCATCAAGGATATGGATTTGTGGAGTTCCGGAGTGAAGAAGATGCCGATTAT GCAATCAAAGTGCTGAACATGATTAAACTTTATGGAAAGCCTATACGTGTAAATAAG GCATCCCAAGATAAAAAAAGCTTGGATGTGGGAGCAAACCTTTTCATTGGGAACCTTGACCCT GACGTCGATGAGAAGCTTCTATATGATACTTTCAGTGCATTTGGAGTCATTGTCACAAATCCTAAG ATAATGAGAGACCCAGAATCAGGAAATTCACGTGGTTTTGGGTTTATTAGCTATGATTCTTTCGAGGCATCTGATGCTGCTATTGAG GCAATGACTGGCCAGTATCTTTGCAACCGTCAAATTACAGTGTCATATGCATATAAGAAGGATACTAAAGGGGAGCGTCATGGTACTCCAGCAG AGAGAGTCTTGGCTGCAAGCAATCCAACTACCCAAAAGAGCAGGCCTCACACTTTATTTGCCAGTGGACCTCCAACACTTCAGAATGTTCCCCAGGCCAATGGAACTGTGCCTCCACGCCCTTTTGCAAATGGTTCTGTAGCTCCAAGCCCAATACCTGCACTCCGTCCACCTCAAGGAGCAGCCTTCCATCCCATGCCAATGGGTGGACAGCCAGCTTGGCAGGGTCAACCGCAGCAATTGGGTCAACCAATGCCACCACCTGTCATGCCTCCACAACTTCAGCATTTCAGGCCCCCTCCCCCAAATATGCCACCGCCCCCTCCACCACAGGCAGCTCCAGGTCCTCCAAGGCCTATGCCACCACCAATGGGGATGGGAGTCCAACCACCTATGTGGCGTCCACCACCGCCCCCACCCCTTCAGCAACAGCCTAGTCGGCTCCCCATGCCACAGGGATCAATGCCTCCACCTCCCCCTATGCATAATCCCAATAACCCCCCTTTGCCGCCATCTTCAAGTTGA